GTACTTGGGTATCGTCCTTTAGGTTTCTCTACTTTAGGTACTTCCTGACTTGAAGAAGTGGGTGGCTTTTCCTCACTTGAAGAAGTCGGCGGTGTTTCTTCTGAGTAAAAATTTATGATCCCTTTCGTTTCAACCGCTCCTCCTTCTTGCGCATTTATTTCAAGAGGAAACAATAAGTAACCGGACAAAAAGATACTACACAACAAACAAATAACTAACCATTTCAATAATTCATTATTTTTTTTACTCATCATTTTGTATCTCCTAATTGCCATAAAATGACTCCTTTATAGGAACCGGTCTGTTTCACATCAGATGCGGAAACCTCTAATTTCAGACCATCTCCGTTGGGAGTCCAAGTGTTCGTCACATTGTAATCTGAATCAGTCACGTTTTTATGCACCAATACATCTATTGAATCAGTCCTATTCAGAACGAATTCATTTTTATTGGTTACATAGCGAACAGCATTTTTTAAAACTAAATCTTTATTTGCAGTATGTCTCATCTCTTGGTCTAATTTAGCTGTCAATGTCCAATTTTTACGAACTTCACGGCTATCACTCACAATTAGTTCTCCTCCCCTATACAAGGGATTATCTATTCGAATTGTTTTTCCGTTAAAAATGTTTTCACCAAAATCAATTTCTTTAGGAGCAGAAATTAAATCCAATGTCCCTAAAACTTTGCCTCCTGGATTCTCAACACTCGCCGATTTTGAATAATTTTCAAGTGGTCTATCAGGGTCTGGCGGTCCAGGGTTAAATGTACCGGATTCTCGTAAAGAATGCCCAGTTGCTTCAGCTGTGTTTTTGATAATTATGCCAACCGCTGAACGATCCACTTTCGCTGTAAATGTCACTTTGACAGACTCTCCTGCTCCTAAATCACCAACTTTAACCTTTAGCTTACGTGTATTAGGATCGTAAGAATGCTCTTCAGCTACAGCTGCTCGATCATTAATCATGACTGGATTTTTTTCAAGCTCAAAGATCAAACCGTCTGGGATTACATCAACAATCTCTACATTTTTCCAAACGGCTTCTAAAAGGGTATCACTTTTTCCGTTTTTTGCAGTTAACGTATAGGTTAATGTATCTCCTACTTGAGTCGTTGTATTCCCTGAAGAGACGACTTCTTTAGTCATTTGAGGGTTATCGGGTAACGTATCAACTACTGTATATTTTTCAGGTGCTTTAAACTCTGCATCTCTGTATTTCATTGTCTTACTTGGATTGATATTTCCATTTTCACTATTCGTGCTAGGCACAGCTGGGTTAAGTGTTTCGGTAATCTTACCAGCGTTATCTTCTAAGAATATCTCAACGACTTCACCTGCATTTAAATAGCGTGGCAAATCATACATCCATTGCCCATCCTCTTTAACTCGTCCAACAGTTGCTTGTCGTACACCATTGATATCAACGTAGATTTTTGCGTTAGGTTCTGCCTTTGTTCCTTTTAATTGTTTCGTGTGAGTCGTCACTCTTCCTTCAGTTAATTTAGCTGGTTCTGGCGGAGTGATATCAATAACGGGTTCCGTTTCTTGTAAACTACTTTCTAAACCAGAACGCTTTGCTTTAACTGTGATTTTTTCGCCTGCTTTATAAAATTCAGGAATGACGTAATTTGCATACCCTTCACTATTTGTCAAAACATTCTGAAGTTCTCCTTGATAATTAATAGTCACTGTTGCCTGATCTTTTTTAGCATACACAGGGATAAAATTTATTGATCCATCTTCTGCAATACCAGAATCATCTGGAACTTCA
The DNA window shown above is from Enterococcus sp. 4G2_DIV0659 and carries:
- a CDS encoding LPXTG cell wall anchor domain-containing protein, with the protein product MSKKNNELLKWLVICLLCSIFLSGYLLFPLEINAQEGGAVETKGIINFYSEETPPTSSSEEKPPTSSSQEVPKVEKPKGRYPSTGEMVKTSLMISGLLLILFAVLTKRLKKSDSKGVSDNEG